The nucleotide window CCACAACCATCTTCCCGAGCGTAATCTGCATAACAGTTACGGAGTAACCGAGGTTTCCATTGATTCGACCATTCATATGAATGTGCAGCCGGAAGGTCAGCGCGCTCGAAGAAATATATCCATTGGTCGTCCAATCGGGAACAATTTCATCTACGTTCTGGACGAAATGCAGAAACCAGTGCCCATTGGGGTTCATGGTCATTTGTATATTGGTGGTGTTGGTCTGGCGAGAGGTTACTATGGAGATCCCGTAAAGACCGAGCAGGGTTTCTTTGTGAACCCGTTTACGGATGGACGGATGTACAGAACGGGCGATATTGCTTATTACGATGCCACTGGCAAGTTATACATTGTCGGACGAATAGATAATCAATTGAAGATCAGAGGCATGCGTGTAGAATTGGGAGAAATCACCGATGTAATCTCCAGACACGCTGATATTCAGGAGTGTGCGATGCTGGCTGAGAGATGGGGAGATGATGAAGAACTGTCACTGAGTGCTTACATTCAGCTGGCTCCCTCCTCTGAGATTCTCAGTACAGATCTTCGCAACTTCTGCCGAACGCTGCTGCCGAGTCACATGATTCCCTCACGCTTCATTACGATTGAACGTATTCCTCTAAACAGTAATGGCAAGTTGGACAAGGCAGCGCTGAAGCATCTGGACCGTGGTACATTGAACGATTATATTGCTGCTCCACAGGATGAACTGGAAGAAAAGATCATGCAGATTTTCATGGATATCCTTGGCGTGGACACCATCCATCTTCATGAAAGCTTTTTCGATCAGGGTGGACATTCCATCAAAGCCGTCCGTCTAATGGACGTTTTGAACAGAACATTCCAGACCGAGCTATCCGTGATCACTTTGTTTGATTACTCCACCGTGACCGATATTGCACATATCATTCGGGAGGGAAATTTGCCCCAAGATCAATCGGTTGTTGTGTTGAAAGAAGACGGTCTTGCGGATGCAACTCCACTGTTTCTTATTCCGACGGGGGGCGGCAACCTGATCAATTATTATGAGTTGGTTAGCCAGCTGGAAGGCTTGAATATATACGGATTTGTGCCAAAAGGATATGAAAACGACGACGAACCGCTCTATACCGTTCAGGAACTGGCCCATTATTATTATGGTGTTCTTACGCAATTGAATCCGATAGGCCCGTACCGATTGCTGGGTTGGTCCTTTGGTGGCAATGTGGCCTTTGAGATGGCGCGGATCATCGAAGATGCAGGACAGCAGCTGGAGTGGCTGATCATTCTGGATGCACCTGCCCGAAGCCATGAACGGGATGTTCGTCCAATAAACAAGATGGAGGTTCTTGCCGAATTAGCACAAAACAATGGGTATGAGTTCAAGCACAATGCAGACTATGAAGCTCAGTTACAAGAAGCTATGAATCATTTCCCTGGTGAAAACACGCTTAGACATTTGAAAGTGCGCCTGGCCAATGAAGTGGCTTTTGATAACTACTATTCAGCAGAACCGATTCGGTCCGACATCCATCTGTTGTACGCAACCGCTCAGGATGAACGAACTCCAGTTCCGTTAACGGATGCACAGGTTTGGCACGCCAAGACGACAGGCACATGCACTTCAACGCCTATTCCAGGTCATCATGAGAATCTGATCGACTACAATCATGCTGTGAATGTGGCCCAATATGTGAATCGAATGGTGAAGGGATGGATCAGATGACTTTTGAAACGATGGAATCCAATGTGAGAAGTTATTGCAGACATTTCCCGGCCGTATTTGATAAAGCCAAAGATGATCAACTCTATACCGTGGATGGTCGTCCGTATATTGATTTCTTTGCAGGTGCTGGTGCACTTAACTATGGACATAACAATGAATATATCAAAAACGAAATCATGGCCTACATTGAATCGGATCGAATTATGCATGGGCTCGATATGTACACGCAAGCGAAGCTTGATTTTATTGAATATTTCTCTGAATCGGTACTGAAGAAAAAAGGGATGGAATACAAGCTTCAATTCTGCGGCCCTACCGGAACCAATGCGGTAGAAGCTGCGTTGAAGCTGGCACGCAAATATACGGGGCGGTCGGGTGTGTTTTCTTTCATGGGCGGTTATCATGGTATGTCCCTGGGGAGTCTGGCCGTGACCAGTAATCGGGACAGCCGACAGGGTGCAGGCAGAGCATTAGACGGTGTAACCTTTATTCCATATCCGAATGAGCATAATCATTATTTTGATAGTGCTGCCTACATCGAATATATTTTGGAAGATACCCACTCGGGTATTGAGAAGCCGGCTGCCATCATATTGGAGACGGTACAGGCAGAGGGTGGTATCTATGTTGCGGAGACTTCGTGGTTGAAGAAAATCAGGGCCATCTGTGATCGCTACGACATATTGTTAATATGCGACGATGTGCAGGTGGGATGCGGTAGAACGGGGCCGTTCTTCTCCTACGAGCGAGCCGAGATACTTCCTGATCTGGTCGTTCTCTCCAAATCTATTAGCGGGTATGGATTGCCGATGTCCTTGTTGTTGATGAAGCCGCATCTCGATATCTGGAATCCGGGCGAACATAATGGAACCTTTCGCGGAAACCAGCTGGCCTTTATCGCAGCCAAAGCAGCACTGGAATACAGGGAACAGGTATCTCTGGAAGAGCAGGTGTACGCGAAAGAGACCATGTTGAAGCAGGTATGGAATGAGGAGATATTGAAGCAACACCCTAACATTGATATTCGGGGGATTGGTCTGATCTGGGGGCTGGATTTCTCCAAATTCGAACCGGATATTGCAGCAAAGGTGCAGAAGGCTTGCTACGAGCGTGGACTTATTGTAGAGAGAGTAGGCAGGCATGATAGCGTGGTTAAGGTCATGCCTCCATTGAACATCTCCAATCACAATCTGCGAAAAGGAATCGACATCCTGAAGGAAAGCATTGCTTCGGTGTTGACGTTGCAAGAGGAGAAGGTTGTACAAAAGATTTAACTTTCTAACAGATCATTCGATTGAAACAAGCGGAGCAGGAATGACTTCGCTTGTCTTCATTCTTTATAGCCGGATGGAAGAGATGGATGAATGAGATACAGGTTCGACGTAGGCGGAGGTGAGCCATGGAGATTTTCAAAAACAAGAACTTCAGTTTGATGTTTTTTGGCAGAATCTTGACCAATATTGGAGATAGTTTATACGCCGTATCCGCCATGTGGCTGGTCTACAATCTGGGAGGATCCTCATTTTATACAGGACTCGCAGGTTTTTTGTCCATTTTGCCGAAAATTATTCAACTGTTATCCGGACCAATGATAGATCGGATTCCGATTCGGGGGATTCTGGTATACAGTCAGTTAATTCAGGCCTTATTGTTATTAATTGTGCCGATTGCAGCGTACTATGATTTTCTGAGCGTAGGCTTGGTATTGGTGATCACCCCTATTCTGAATATCTGTAATACCTGGGTGTATCCGGTTCAGATGTCAGCTCTGCCAAGAGTATTGGAGAAACACCAACTCACGCAGGGCAATTCTCTGTTCTCCATCGCTTATCAGGGTATCGATGTGGCTTGCAATGCCATCTCCGGGATCCTCATTGTTGCACTGGGCGCGGTATCTCTGTATTTTTGGAATGCCATCGGTTTCTTCATAGGTGCGCTGTTATTCTCCCAATTGCGGATTGCTCCTTATATCATGGAATCGAAAATGAAGAAGGAACAGGATACATACGATGAGATCATTGAACCGGTGAACAAGAGTACACCGTCAAGAATGCGTTTGTTTTTTCGAAATTACACGGATGATTTAGTGAGCGGAATCATGCTGCTTACACGGTCGGCATTGGCCAAATTGCTCTTTGGCATTATGGTTATTAATGCTGCGGGAGGAGCGACATTCAGTGTGCTACCCATATACAGTGATGAGATCGGCGGAGCTGGTATCTACGGGTTGATGCTGATGGCACAGGCGCTCGGTAGTGTCATTGGCGCAACATGTGCACCGTATCTCAGACTGGAAAATGTGCGTTTGGGTCGGTTGTATTCTGTGGCATACATCATCTCCGGGATCGCTTGGATCGGATGTATATTTACCCCATGGAGCTGGCTGAGCATTCTGGTATACGGACTGGCCTGGGTTCCCGGCGGAGCCGTTAACGTCATCATCAATACCGTTGTGCAGAAGGGGGTGCCGCAGCAATATTTGGGTTTGGTTTTCTCCGCGACGATGGCTTTAAGCGGCATAGCTATGCCAATAGGCAGCTTGATCGGCGGTACGTTGGGGGTCTGGCTACAGAGTTCTACAGTCATTACCTTATGTGGAATTACCGTTGTTTTGGTAGGTGTATACTGGATGTTCGATCGCGTATCCCGCAACCTTCCCAAGACGGAGCAACTGGATGAAGGATATTTCAATTTCACACCACGTGGCGGCACGGCTCGCTCCAATAGCGAAATGGGGGTTTAACGCTGACACAGCATAATAAGCCCGTCGTTTATCTCTAAATTTCATATGTGAAAAAAATAAAAAAGGCACCTCCAGAATGGTATGAGGATAACGCTTGGTTATCCCGTACCTGTTCCGTGAGGTGCCCTATTTAGGTTAGTTCATATTGAATGCTACCTGAGTAATGGCACATTACAGGTTAATTGTTGTTACTCCGTATAGTCACTTATCGCAGTGTGCCCTGCCTCTACACTGATCCAATAGGAATAATCTTTGCGTACTTCCACATAGAGGTTAAGTTCCTGCGCATCAAGGTTACTTACCGTTAGTTTAAAATTGCCATAGGCATCTGTTGTAACCTGCTGCGTCTGGATGTGGTTTACAGCAGGCGAAGGACCATAAATTTTGATCGGCATTGTCTGGTTAGCATACGCCGGGAACGTACCTTGAAGGACCAGCGTGTGCTCGGCAGAATAGACTGCTTTCATAGTCTGATCCGGAAGCCCGCCGTTCTTTTCGTTTTCGGTAGCTTCAGTAACATTCTTCGGTCTGCCCCGTAGTTCGAAGCCTTTTTCCTTCAGGTTCTGGAGAAAAACAACGGCCTCTGCCCGGGTCAAGGATTCATGTCCCGCATAACCTTGCACCGTAGCTGCCGTTTTGCCGGATGAGTAGCCCATGTTCAGCAGATACCGGATGGCATCTTCATCCTTGATATAATTTTTACCGCCAAGACCAGATACAATCACAGCTACTTCTGTCCGGTTCAAGGCATGATTGCGCAACTTCGGATTTTGCTTGCTGGCATCCAGATTCAGATTCAACGCGGAAGCATAGGTATAGTAACGATCACTCCAGATGTTCCCTTTGGCACCTTGTCCCTCCACAGCATCAATACTCTGAATGACATCGGAATTCGCATACAGCTTGAACAACATGGAGAGGAATTCGGCTTCACTCACCTGATTGTTGGGTTTGAACGTTCCATCCTCGTATCCACTGACCATCTCCTGTTGAACGGCCCATTGAATGGCATCTTTCGCCCAATGTGTACGGATATCAGTTAATTGGGGGATTCCTGTGACCGTAACAGAGACAACCGCTTCTTTCCCTTCAAAACGAATCCGGATTTCGGCTTTACCGGCCTGAAGTCCGACTATTTTTCCATCCTTGATGGCAATGCGATCTGACGTCGTGGTGAAGGAAACGTTAGACTGTGGAACATAGGATGTTCCGTTATCATTCACGGCAGTGATCGAAGGCAGATCAATCTGTTCTCCTGCTCGAACGTTCAGGTTTTGTTGTCCTGGCGTTATGCGGGTAAGAGTGGTATCTTGAACACCGTCAACATGGAAGAAACGCGTGGAGTATGAGATTTCCGCTGCTGTACCGTTCTTCTTTTGCAGACCTGTAATTCGAATGTTGAACGTATCGCCGTTCTTTAACAATTGCACATCATCGGGACGGAAGATAATGGCGTATCCATATCCATATCCACCTGTCTCTACATTGAAATAGGCTTGATTAAACCATTGTGTATCCGCAGGGTCCACATTGTAATAACCGGTTGGAAAGCCACTGTTCTGGTTCTTGGCATTAAAGGTCCACGTACGTTGATCGGAAGTCCGAGTCATCTCGACCTTTACGTCAGACAATGATGGCTTCGCGAATACATCTGTATTCAGTTGAACAGACCAGGCCTGTGTGCTGCCAAAGGCTTCGATTGGAAAGGCGCCCTGATTTGGGAACAGACTGTAGTTAAACGAAGTTCCCCCAGTTCTGCTCTTGTCAAATACCTGCATGGCACTATAGTACTGATCATATGTCTTGCCTGCTTCACTACGAGTGGCGAGTCCAAATCCGATTCGTTGCAGTTGTGGACTCAAAATCCAGCGCCGATGACCGAGTCGATCAATATTGGAGGCATCTGAATCATCCATGTAGGCCTGGATGCTCTTTGTCAGGACGTTATTCTTGGCACTGCTGGTAAGATACAGATTGGAGCTGCTGGCAGACTTTGAACCTGTGTCAAAGAAATCTTTTGGCATATCTCCTGGCTGTTTTGGATAATGGGACAGGTACCCACCCGTGGAGACCACAACAGCCCCATGCTGGGCTTGACGATTCAATGTAGGATCAAGGACGAGATCGCCCTGTAGACCTGTGATAAAACGATAAAAGTTGGCTGCGTTCAGCCCCTGTTTCAGATAGGCATCATTTACCACACCAGCAGAGTAGGGAGCACTTGTGGAAGGTGTCTCTGTATACAGGGGAGATGTATCGTTGCCATTCATCCACTGATTCCACTTCTGGACAATCTCCTGCTGACTTCGCTCTGGCAGCAAACTGTCGATCTGTTCTGCATGTGCCGCTTGAGCACCCCATAACAGAAACAACAGGCCTGCCAAGGGCAGTGCGAACAGCGAATGCATTTTACTTTTCGGATAAACCATGTTTCCAACCCCTCTCAATTCTGAACGTACGAAGAACATATGCATGTACAGCATCATGCTATATTCATCGTCATTACAGTTGGTTTTGCTTAGAGAAAGGTATGGAGTGCATGGGTCGAGCGTGTGAATTAGGGTATTTGAATTAGCAGGAATGGTGGTTCAATTTGTGAAAAAAAGAGCACACGCTACCCTGCTAATTCGGGACAGCTTGTACTCTTTCTACATATGTATCTACTTTTTTAGTCAAAGACTCAGGTCGAAATCAGGCTCACACATATAATCTAAAGGGTACAGATCATTTCGGGACGAGATTAGTGCACGGAAATGCAGGTAAAGATTATCAGGTTGCACCACAACGCCACCAACACGATACGGAACAAGTTCAGCTACTACAAACACATCTTCCGCACGATTACATTTAAAAAGAACGTTCTTCGGATGAATGACTTCCTCCAGGTAACTGTATGTCATTACGTGAAATGTTTGTCCGCGCCAGTTTGTCTTGATCACTTTATAGGATTGTGTGCGAACCAGATCCAGATAACGTTCCAGCTGGAACGTATGCTCAAATTGCGTAATGTAACCTTTTTTGTCCACGTCAATCGTAAACTCGACATCATAGCTCACATGCATTTCATCTTTATAAGTTCCGTTCATGATCTTCATGGCGTCAAAGTGTGATCCGAATTCTGGATCTTCCACATAGGGAATGGTAACGAGTTCAGGATCAACATGATCTGTAATCTGGCTGTTACTGGAAGGTGGGGTGTAATACTTCGATGGCTGAAGATCAATCGATCCAATCATGCTTCCAGGAAAACCGGGGCTGCAAGATATTCGCATAGTCATCTCCTTTAAATTTAATCAGTAGTTAGACGAACGTCTAGGGAGAAAGTTGCACCAGAATAAGGAAATGAAGGACGGGAAAGAGCCTGCATACTCTATCCCTCTGTATTGAGCAGGAACGATTGGTAGGTAAGTTTTCTTTTCATATGGACAGGAGTACCTGCGTTATTTCCAATCATTCCTCTCTTTTGATACAGTATCTGTAGGACATAACGGAGATACATACCGTATATGAAACAATGGTTTCATGAATGGGTCATGGAGAACCATGCCCCATATCGCTCTCGGAGAGGAGTTCATCTATTGAATGTGAATCATAATGTGATCGAACAACAGTCTCTTACCTTTGTCGGCATCAAACGAACGTTCTCTTGTGTGGATGGTGAGAATTTAAGAGAAATTCCTAAGATGTGGCAGGATGCTTTGGCAGACGGAATTGAGGAACGTTTAAACGGGTTCAATAACGGGGCCATTCCCGGTTTGGTGGGCATCTGTATTGATCAGCGAGAGCTGCAGGACAAACAAATGGAGTACTGGATTGCTACCTCCCACGCAGGTGAAGTGCCTGAAGGTTTGGTGTCCATCGAACTTCCCGCGTCCCATTGGGTTGTATTTGAAGCTGAAGAACTAGAACCGGAAGCGATACAACGGTTGTGGCACTATATTATGACAGAGTGGTTTCCTTCCACTTCATATCAGCATGCAGGGATTCCGGAACTTGAAGTGTACAGAGGTCACGGCGCACCACCGCAAGTGTGGATACCTGTGGTTGTTCAAAAAGTCCGTTTTTGATTACGAAGGATGCCTGGAGGCATCATCAGCATCGAATATGGCATTCAGCCGAAATAAGTGGGAGGCTTACGAAGTATGTTTCCTTTGGAAACATTGCGGTTGCTCACGTAGTTTTCCCTACGCTCCGCTACTCCATTTCTACCTTCATCCCATCTTCTTGGTACTGAAAACCGCTCTTTTTGAACATGTATTATGAGCAAAATTGAATTTGGAGGTCTACGATGTTATCCAATAAAGTGATTGATCATTGCCGGGAGCAAGGCTGGTGGCATGAAGATGTTCCAGCAGAATACGAAGAGGCAATGCGAAAGCTGGAGATTGATCTTCAGTCGGATTTTTCACAGTTTTATCTACATGCAGAGGATGGGCCGACCTTCTACAGCAGGCATCAGGAGTTGTATCAGATCTGCTGGTTTATGGAGAATACCGTATATATGGAAGACGTGACTGTAGCACAGCTCACATTGGGATTACCGGAAGCGTATATTCCACTGGATAGTTTTGAAGGTGAGGGTGGATTCTTCTACAACCGTCAGACGGGAGAAGTGGTGCTGGTGGAATTAGGCGAGTCCATCGAACGATTTCTTAATGGTGAGAGTAAGCCGCAGTGGCTCAATTTCAATGATTTTCTGGAGTGGTATTTCGTACTGGAGGAGGAGATGGTGCAATGAAAGATCTCACACCGGAACATGCCGAACTGGAGCGACAAATTATTGAAACGGTAGAAGCTGGTAATGTGCTGGATGAGACGCAGCAGCATGAACAAGCACTTATCTATTATGATCAGGCATGGGGCATGTTGCCCGAGCCGAAGATGGAATGGGAGATTGCGAGCTGGATCGCATCCTGTCATGCGAATGCACATATCGATCTGAAGCAGTATGGACTGGCGAAGCCGTGGGCTGAGATATCGTTAAGTACGCGGAGTTCGGATAGAAGTACAAGTCCGTTGATCGATCTCGGTATGATCTGCATGAGGCTTGAACAGCATGACGAGGCATATTCGTATCTGCATCAGGCGTATGAGTTCGGCAAAGAGCGTGCATTTCAAGGAAGCCCAAGGGACGTATTGATTTATTACAAGGAAGAGCGGGCTAAACGCAATTAGAGTGATTCCGACCATACCTTGAAATGGAAAGGGTACTCCAGTCGGCCAATGATTGACCATAGGAGTACCCTTTCGAGTTGAGTATTCGTTTATTACAGGATGTTTCACTTAAATCTAATCCGAAATGTTACGCGTATAATATTCGATAATATCCTTACGACGGATAATACCGAGGAAGACACGATCGACATCTACCACGGGCACAAAATTTTGGTCTGCTGCAAGTGTCAGCATATCCTCCATTTCAGCCTCAATGTATACACATTCATTATATACCCGATTGTTAATCTCATGGACTTGAACCTGATCCATCGTATCAAAAGTCAATCCGGGTGTATTTCGCATTTTCCATAACAAATCGCCTTCGGAAAGGGTAGCAACATATTTTCCATCCTGGTCAATCACGGGAATGGCGGTGTAGTGCTGCGATTCCAGTTGCTCAATAGCATCTTTCATGGAAGCGGTAGACTTGATATAGGCCACTTCGGCTTTGGGGAGTAAAAAATAGCTGATTTCCATCATCGGGCTCCTTTTCAGCCTTTTGCATAGCAAAAAAGCTTTAGTATGTAATCTCACTCTTCTTATTTAAACATATTATGTGAGCTTTCGGCTATTTTTAATGATAAATTCGTCAGATTTGTTTCATTGTTTAAATGGCTCTGGAAATCTATAGTGTATATTAGAGGTGATGTAACCATGAAATCCAAACGTAAATTAATGTACGGACTGCTACCCATCTTATTTGCAGGTGGAATCGGAATGTATCTATACATGCAGAATAACAATAACAATAACAAAGAAGCAGAAGCCAAGCCCCAGACCACCGTGAATCAGTACATAGAGCATCTGCAGAAAAAAGAGTATGACCAGCTGTATACGTTGATGACGCCTGCTTCGCTACAAGACTCGGGCAT belongs to Paenibacillus sp. FSL H8-0079 and includes:
- a CDS encoding GyrI-like domain-containing protein yields the protein MNHNVIEQQSLTFVGIKRTFSCVDGENLREIPKMWQDALADGIEERLNGFNNGAIPGLVGICIDQRELQDKQMEYWIATSHAGEVPEGLVSIELPASHWVVFEAEELEPEAIQRLWHYIMTEWFPSTSYQHAGIPELEVYRGHGAPPQVWIPVVVQKVRF
- a CDS encoding S-layer homology domain-containing protein, with amino-acid sequence MVYPKSKMHSLFALPLAGLLFLLWGAQAAHAEQIDSLLPERSQQEIVQKWNQWMNGNDTSPLYTETPSTSAPYSAGVVNDAYLKQGLNAANFYRFITGLQGDLVLDPTLNRQAQHGAVVVSTGGYLSHYPKQPGDMPKDFFDTGSKSASSSNLYLTSSAKNNVLTKSIQAYMDDSDASNIDRLGHRRWILSPQLQRIGFGLATRSEAGKTYDQYYSAMQVFDKSRTGGTSFNYSLFPNQGAFPIEAFGSTQAWSVQLNTDVFAKPSLSDVKVEMTRTSDQRTWTFNAKNQNSGFPTGYYNVDPADTQWFNQAYFNVETGGYGYGYAIIFRPDDVQLLKNGDTFNIRITGLQKKNGTAAEISYSTRFFHVDGVQDTTLTRITPGQQNLNVRAGEQIDLPSITAVNDNGTSYVPQSNVSFTTTSDRIAIKDGKIVGLQAGKAEIRIRFEGKEAVVSVTVTGIPQLTDIRTHWAKDAIQWAVQQEMVSGYEDGTFKPNNQVSEAEFLSMLFKLYANSDVIQSIDAVEGQGAKGNIWSDRYYTYASALNLNLDASKQNPKLRNHALNRTEVAVIVSGLGGKNYIKDEDAIRYLLNMGYSSGKTAATVQGYAGHESLTRAEAVVFLQNLKEKGFELRGRPKNVTEATENEKNGGLPDQTMKAVYSAEHTLVLQGTFPAYANQTMPIKIYGPSPAVNHIQTQQVTTDAYGNFKLTVSNLDAQELNLYVEVRKDYSYWISVEAGHTAISDYTE
- a CDS encoding CBS domain-containing protein, with product MEISYFLLPKAEVAYIKSTASMKDAIEQLESQHYTAIPVIDQDGKYVATLSEGDLLWKMRNTPGLTFDTMDQVQVHEINNRVYNECVYIEAEMEDMLTLAADQNFVPVVDVDRVFLGIIRRKDIIEYYTRNISD
- the ectB gene encoding diaminobutyrate--2-oxoglutarate transaminase, which translates into the protein MTFETMESNVRSYCRHFPAVFDKAKDDQLYTVDGRPYIDFFAGAGALNYGHNNEYIKNEIMAYIESDRIMHGLDMYTQAKLDFIEYFSESVLKKKGMEYKLQFCGPTGTNAVEAALKLARKYTGRSGVFSFMGGYHGMSLGSLAVTSNRDSRQGAGRALDGVTFIPYPNEHNHYFDSAAYIEYILEDTHSGIEKPAAIILETVQAEGGIYVAETSWLKKIRAICDRYDILLICDDVQVGCGRTGPFFSYERAEILPDLVVLSKSISGYGLPMSLLLMKPHLDIWNPGEHNGTFRGNQLAFIAAKAALEYREQVSLEEQVYAKETMLKQVWNEEILKQHPNIDIRGIGLIWGLDFSKFEPDIAAKVQKACYERGLIVERVGRHDSVVKVMPPLNISNHNLRKGIDILKESIASVLTLQEEKVVQKI
- a CDS encoding MFS transporter, yielding MEIFKNKNFSLMFFGRILTNIGDSLYAVSAMWLVYNLGGSSFYTGLAGFLSILPKIIQLLSGPMIDRIPIRGILVYSQLIQALLLLIVPIAAYYDFLSVGLVLVITPILNICNTWVYPVQMSALPRVLEKHQLTQGNSLFSIAYQGIDVACNAISGILIVALGAVSLYFWNAIGFFIGALLFSQLRIAPYIMESKMKKEQDTYDEIIEPVNKSTPSRMRLFFRNYTDDLVSGIMLLTRSALAKLLFGIMVINAAGGATFSVLPIYSDEIGGAGIYGLMLMAQALGSVIGATCAPYLRLENVRLGRLYSVAYIISGIAWIGCIFTPWSWLSILVYGLAWVPGGAVNVIINTVVQKGVPQQYLGLVFSATMALSGIAMPIGSLIGGTLGVWLQSSTVITLCGITVVLVGVYWMFDRVSRNLPKTEQLDEGYFNFTPRGGTARSNSEMGV